From Chloroflexia bacterium SDU3-3, the proteins below share one genomic window:
- a CDS encoding DNA-directed RNA polymerase subunit beta: protein MPPLTTNVVLQPLITPQDLGLDPLHRDMSLERRSFARIHDAIEVPTLIETQTKSFDWFRLEGLRELFDEISPITDFTGKNMELRFLDYVFGEPRYDEYECRERDMTYAAPLRANVQLRILATGELKESEIFLGDFPLMTENGTFVINGAERVVVSQLIRSPGVYFKEERDPSTGRPLHSAKLIPNRGAWLEFESNKRDVISVKVDRKRKIPVTILLRAVLAWQYQPNGEGHWPADNELDKYGHDDDVLALYQHLDGQSDHHYIKATLDKDPSRNSKEALMELYKRLRPGDPPTLENARGLLESLLFNPRRYDLAKVGRYKLNKNLWERDSRPESRAQAPTIAVRVLRPDDIFKIVERTIQLNDGVPGFHADDIDHLGNRRVRTVGELIQQQFRVGLLRMERVVKERMSLQDPDTATPNALVNIRPVVAAMREFFGGSQLSQFMDQTNPLAELTNKRRLSALGPGGLSRDRAGFEVRDVHHSHYGRICPVETPEGPNIGLIGTMSTFSRVNEMGFLETPYRKVYREIPNAHEWERQAILIRDVRDLRTGELIAARNTRVDKESARRMTINMLRGQFLREDIIDPKTDEVIAEAGTEVTRQIAEKVVETPLKMIKIRPVVSREVDYLSADEEEQFVVVQANAPLDEHGRFLEGTVSTRFRGDFEDQPIDRVDYMDVSPKQVVSVSTALIPFLEHDDANRALMGSNMQRQAVPLLRPDAPIVGTGMEYLAARDSGQVVVAKRDGIVLSATGDKILVLEDDGNEREYRMRKFMRSNQDTCINQRPIVYRGERVKKGRIIADSSSTDNGELALGQNVLVAYLPFEGGNFEDAILVSERLVREDIFTSIHIEKYEVEARDTKLGPEEITRDIPNVGQDSLRNLDDRGIIYVGAEVQPNDILVGKITPKGETDLTAEERLLRAIFGEKAREVKDSSLRVPNGVRGKVIDVKVFSREDGAELPVGVNQTVRVMLCQKRKISAGDKMAGRHGNKGVVSRVLPLADMPFLPDGTPVDIVLNPIGVPSRMNLGQILETHLGWAAARLGFRVATPVFDGASEEQIHSMLQTTDLPYDGKITLFDGRTGLSFDNPVTVGYTYMLKLAHLVEDKIHARSTGPYSLVTQQPLGGKAQFGGQRFGEMEVWALEAYGAAYTLQEMLTVKSDDVVGRVKTYEAIVKGEPILEAGVPESFKVLIKELQSLGLSVEVLNSDETPVELSDDVDSDMAALDGINLSGMERGEF from the coding sequence ATGCCCCCCCTGACCACAAATGTTGTGCTTCAGCCGCTGATTACGCCACAAGATCTGGGACTTGACCCGTTGCACCGCGACATGTCGCTGGAGCGCCGCTCGTTTGCGCGCATCCACGACGCCATCGAGGTGCCAACACTGATTGAGACGCAAACAAAAAGCTTTGATTGGTTTCGCCTGGAGGGGCTGCGCGAGCTCTTTGATGAAATTTCGCCAATTACTGACTTTACTGGCAAAAATATGGAGCTGCGGTTCCTCGACTATGTCTTTGGGGAGCCGCGCTACGATGAATATGAGTGCCGCGAGCGCGACATGACCTATGCCGCGCCGCTGCGCGCCAACGTGCAGCTGCGCATCCTGGCCACCGGCGAGCTGAAGGAGAGCGAGATCTTCCTCGGCGACTTCCCGCTGATGACCGAGAACGGCACCTTCGTGATCAACGGCGCAGAGCGCGTGGTGGTCTCGCAGCTGATCCGCTCGCCGGGCGTGTACTTTAAAGAGGAGCGCGACCCCTCGACGGGCCGCCCGCTCCACTCGGCCAAGCTGATCCCGAACCGCGGCGCATGGCTGGAGTTCGAGAGCAACAAGCGCGATGTGATCTCGGTGAAGGTCGACCGCAAGCGCAAGATCCCGGTCACCATCCTGCTGCGCGCCGTGCTGGCCTGGCAGTATCAGCCCAACGGCGAGGGCCACTGGCCTGCCGACAATGAGCTGGACAAGTATGGCCACGATGACGACGTGCTGGCGCTCTACCAGCACCTGGATGGCCAGTCCGATCACCACTATATCAAGGCGACGCTGGACAAGGATCCCTCGCGCAACTCGAAAGAGGCGCTGATGGAGCTGTACAAGCGCCTGCGCCCCGGCGACCCGCCCACGCTGGAGAACGCGCGCGGCCTGCTCGAGTCGCTGCTGTTCAACCCGCGCCGCTACGATCTGGCCAAGGTGGGCCGCTACAAGCTGAACAAGAACCTCTGGGAGCGCGACTCGCGGCCCGAGTCCCGCGCCCAGGCCCCAACCATCGCGGTGCGCGTGCTGCGCCCCGACGATATCTTCAAGATCGTCGAGCGCACCATCCAGCTGAACGATGGTGTGCCGGGCTTCCACGCCGATGATATTGACCACCTGGGCAACCGCCGCGTGCGCACCGTGGGCGAGCTGATCCAGCAGCAGTTCCGCGTGGGCCTGCTGCGCATGGAGCGCGTGGTCAAGGAGCGCATGTCGCTGCAGGATCCGGACACGGCCACCCCGAACGCGCTGGTCAACATCCGCCCGGTCGTGGCGGCGATGCGCGAGTTCTTCGGCGGCTCGCAGCTCTCGCAGTTTATGGACCAGACCAACCCGCTGGCCGAGCTGACCAACAAGCGCCGCCTCTCGGCCCTTGGCCCCGGCGGCCTCAGCCGCGACCGCGCGGGCTTCGAGGTCCGCGACGTTCACCACTCGCACTATGGCCGCATCTGCCCGGTGGAGACGCCCGAAGGCCCGAACATCGGTCTGATCGGCACCATGTCGACCTTCTCGCGCGTGAACGAGATGGGCTTCCTGGAGACGCCCTACCGCAAGGTGTACCGCGAGATCCCGAACGCCCACGAGTGGGAGCGCCAGGCCATCCTCATCCGCGATGTGCGCGACCTGCGCACCGGCGAGCTGATCGCCGCGCGCAACACCCGCGTGGATAAGGAGTCGGCCCGCCGCATGACGATCAACATGCTGCGCGGCCAGTTCCTGCGCGAGGACATCATCGACCCGAAGACCGACGAGGTGATCGCCGAGGCGGGCACCGAGGTCACGCGGCAGATCGCCGAGAAGGTCGTCGAGACGCCGCTGAAGATGATCAAGATCCGCCCCGTGGTCTCCCGCGAGGTCGACTATCTCTCCGCCGATGAGGAGGAGCAGTTCGTGGTGGTGCAGGCCAATGCTCCGCTGGATGAGCACGGCCGCTTCCTAGAGGGCACCGTCTCGACCCGCTTCCGCGGCGACTTCGAGGACCAGCCGATCGACCGCGTGGACTACATGGACGTGTCGCCCAAGCAGGTGGTCTCGGTCTCGACCGCGCTCATCCCCTTCCTTGAGCACGACGACGCCAACCGCGCGCTGATGGGCTCGAACATGCAGCGCCAGGCAGTGCCGCTGCTGCGCCCTGACGCGCCGATCGTGGGCACCGGCATGGAGTACCTGGCGGCCCGCGATAGCGGGCAGGTGGTCGTCGCCAAGCGCGATGGCATCGTGCTTTCGGCCACAGGCGACAAGATCCTGGTGCTGGAGGATGACGGCAACGAGCGCGAGTACCGCATGCGCAAGTTCATGCGCTCCAACCAGGACACCTGCATCAACCAGCGCCCGATCGTCTACCGTGGCGAGCGGGTGAAGAAGGGCCGGATCATCGCCGACAGCAGCTCGACCGACAACGGCGAGCTGGCGCTTGGCCAGAACGTGCTGGTGGCCTACCTGCCCTTCGAGGGCGGCAACTTCGAGGACGCCATCCTGGTCTCGGAGCGGCTGGTGCGCGAGGACATCTTCACCTCGATCCACATCGAGAAGTACGAGGTCGAGGCGCGCGATACCAAGCTGGGGCCGGAGGAGATTACCCGCGACATCCCGAACGTGGGCCAGGACAGCCTGCGCAACCTGGACGACCGCGGCATCATCTATGTGGGCGCCGAGGTGCAGCCAAACGACATCCTGGTGGGCAAGATCACGCCGAAGGGCGAGACCGACCTGACCGCCGAGGAGCGGCTGCTGCGCGCGATCTTCGGCGAGAAGGCCCGCGAGGTGAAGGATAGCTCGCTGCGCGTGCCAAACGGCGTGCGCGGCAAGGTGATCGATGTCAAGGTGTTCAGCCGCGAGGATGGCGCAGAGCTGCCCGTGGGCGTGAACCAGACTGTGCGCGTGATGCTCTGCCAGAAGCGCAAGATCAGCGCTGGCGACAAGATGGCAGGCCGCCACGGCAACAAGGGTGTGGTTAGCCGCGTGCTGCCGCTGGCCGACATGCCGTTCCTGCCGGACGGCACGCCGGTGGACATCGTGCTCAATCCGATCGGCGTGCCGAGCCGCATGAACCTGGGCCAGATCCTGGAGACGCACCTGGGCTGGGCTGCTGCCCGCCTCGGGTTCCGCGTGGCCACCCCGGTGTTCGACGGCGCGAGCGAGGAGCAGATCCACTCGATGCTACAGACCACCGATCTGCCCTACGACGGCAAGATCACGCTGTTCGACGGACGCACGGGCCTGTCCTTCGATAACCCGGTGACGGTCGGCTACACCTACATGCTGAAGCTGGCCCACCTGGTCGAGGACAAGATCCACGCCCGCTCGACTGGCCCCTACAGCCTAGTGACCCAGCAGCCGCTGGGTGGTAAGGCGCAGTTCGGCGGCCAGCGCTTTGGTGAGATGGAGGTGTGGGCGCTTGAGGCGTACGGCGCAGCCTATACGCTTCAGGAGATGCTCACGGTGAAATCGGACGACGTTGTTGGCCGCGTAAAGACCTACGAGGCCATTGTGAAGGGCGAGCCGATCCTTGAGGCCGGTGTGCCGGAGTCGTTCAAGGTGCTGATCAAGGAGCTTCAGTCGCTCGGCCTCTCGGTTGAGGTGCTGAACTCGGATGAGACGCCAGTTGAGCTTTCCGACGATGTCGATAGCGACATGGCGGCGCTCGATGGTATCAACCTGAGCGGCATGGAGCGCGGCGAGTTCTAG
- a CDS encoding adenine phosphoribosyltransferase, whose translation MEQEHPELDKYIRNIPDFPIPGVQFKDITTLLRDGAALAKVIDLLFERYASRQIDAVVGIESRGFIFSAPLAYKLGVGLVPVRKPGKLPAATYQLEYQLEYGSNVLEIHRDALPAGSRVVVVDDLLATGGTVHAACELVEMAGGVVDEAAFIIELGFLGGREKLSKYSVFSLLKY comes from the coding sequence ATGGAGCAAGAACATCCAGAGCTTGATAAGTATATTCGGAATATTCCCGATTTTCCCATTCCTGGGGTACAATTTAAAGATATCACCACCCTGCTGCGCGATGGCGCGGCTCTGGCGAAGGTGATCGACCTGCTGTTCGAGCGCTACGCCAGCCGCCAGATCGACGCGGTGGTGGGGATCGAGTCGCGCGGGTTTATCTTTAGCGCGCCGCTGGCCTACAAGCTGGGCGTGGGGCTGGTGCCGGTGCGCAAGCCCGGCAAGCTGCCCGCCGCAACCTACCAGCTTGAGTACCAGCTTGAGTATGGCTCGAATGTGCTGGAGATCCACCGCGACGCGCTGCCTGCAGGGAGCCGCGTGGTGGTGGTAGATGATCTGCTGGCCACCGGCGGCACCGTGCACGCCGCATGCGAGCTGGTAGAGATGGCCGGGGGCGTGGTCGATGAGGCCGCGTTTATTATCGAGCTGGGCTTCCTGGGCGGGCGCGAGAAGCTGTCGAAGTATTCGGTGTTCTCGCTGCTGAAGTACTAG
- a CDS encoding MBL fold metallo-hydrolase: protein MLRMILLGVGTAVPDPDRENTHMVWESPSGLLLVDAGGSTYQRLLRAKLDPLSLRGVFLTHAHADHINGLAALLFQLSLAGYQGMLRIYGNEPTLALMQRVVAAFELGEHQAPVEWVTVVSGQEVPLGDPQVRVLTQATVHSAPCLGLRFEECTTGKALVYAGDTEPHEASVSFAKGASVLIHEATVPEPFPGHTTPRQAGKIAAEAGVGRLALVHFSPRWTMSAAQAIEEVRIGGFVGEAEIGREFGEYFL from the coding sequence ATGCTCCGCATGATTCTCCTCGGTGTTGGCACGGCTGTCCCCGACCCAGATCGCGAGAACACGCATATGGTCTGGGAATCGCCATCGGGCCTGTTGCTGGTCGATGCAGGGGGTAGCACCTACCAGCGCCTGCTACGCGCCAAGCTCGACCCGCTGAGCCTGCGCGGCGTCTTCCTCACCCATGCCCACGCCGATCACATCAATGGCCTCGCGGCGCTGCTGTTTCAGCTGTCGCTGGCAGGCTACCAGGGCATGCTGCGGATCTATGGCAACGAGCCGACGCTGGCGCTGATGCAGCGGGTGGTGGCCGCCTTCGAGCTGGGCGAGCACCAAGCGCCCGTCGAGTGGGTGACGGTGGTGTCGGGCCAAGAGGTGCCGCTGGGCGACCCGCAGGTGCGCGTGCTTACCCAGGCCACGGTGCATAGCGCGCCCTGCCTGGGGCTGCGCTTCGAAGAATGCACCACCGGCAAGGCGCTGGTCTACGCGGGCGACACCGAGCCGCACGAGGCCAGCGTGAGCTTCGCCAAAGGCGCATCGGTGCTCATCCACGAGGCCACCGTGCCCGAGCCGTTCCCTGGCCACACCACCCCCCGCCAAGCTGGCAAGATCGCCGCCGAGGCTGGCGTGGGCCGCCTGGCTCTCGTCCACTTCAGCCCCCGCTGGACTATGAGCGCCGCGCAGGCGATCGAAGAGGTGCGTATCGGCGGGTTTGTTGGCGAGGCCGAGATCGGGCGCGAGTTTGGCGAATATTTTCTCTAG
- the larC gene encoding nickel pincer cofactor biosynthesis protein LarC: MPKALYFDCFSGISGDMALGALLDTGLALEALREALASLPVAGWAIDAERGMRGYLSGTRALVTAPEQHVHRHLADVRAIIEGSQLSQAVKERSVAIFTLLAEAEGAIHGIAPTEVHFHEVGALDAIVDIVGVVTGLHLLGIEAVYASPVPLGTGWGRAAHGALPIPAPATLSLLAAAKAPTTADTTPFELVTPTGAALLAGLARFERPAMRLERVGYGLGKRDLERPNALRVWVGEIDAPSDHEHHDHEHHDHEHHDHEHRESREEEARTVLLETNVDNQNPEQLAYLGSLLLDLGALDVWQTAIHMKKGRLATMVSALVPAACEEQAVDALMRESTTLGVRRRAVERHTCERRVEHVDTPFGAVRVKRKLWQGRDLGAAPEFEDCARIAREQGIALRDVYALAAQLVGQASPAS; this comes from the coding sequence ATGCCAAAAGCATTATACTTTGACTGTTTTTCGGGGATCAGCGGCGACATGGCCCTGGGGGCGCTGCTGGATACGGGTCTCGCGCTTGAGGCGCTGCGCGAGGCGCTCGCCAGCCTGCCCGTCGCAGGCTGGGCGATCGACGCCGAGCGCGGCATGCGTGGCTACCTGAGCGGCACCCGCGCCCTAGTGACCGCACCCGAGCAGCACGTGCACCGGCACCTAGCCGATGTGCGGGCGATCATCGAGGGCAGCCAGCTATCGCAGGCGGTGAAGGAGCGCAGCGTGGCGATCTTCACCCTGCTGGCCGAGGCCGAGGGTGCGATCCACGGCATCGCGCCGACCGAGGTGCACTTCCACGAGGTGGGCGCGCTGGATGCGATCGTCGACATCGTGGGCGTAGTCACCGGCCTGCATCTGCTGGGCATCGAGGCGGTCTACGCATCGCCGGTGCCGCTGGGCACAGGCTGGGGCCGCGCCGCCCACGGGGCGCTGCCCATCCCCGCCCCGGCCACGCTCAGCCTGCTGGCGGCGGCCAAGGCCCCCACTACCGCCGACACCACGCCGTTCGAGTTGGTGACGCCCACCGGCGCGGCGCTGCTGGCTGGGCTGGCCCGCTTTGAGCGCCCGGCGATGCGGTTGGAGCGCGTAGGCTATGGGCTGGGGAAGCGTGACCTGGAGCGTCCCAACGCGCTACGGGTATGGGTGGGCGAGATCGATGCGCCGAGCGACCACGAGCACCACGACCACGAGCACCACGACCACGAGCACCACGACCACGAACATCGCGAAAGCCGAGAAGAGGAAGCTAGGACGGTGCTGCTTGAGACCAATGTTGACAACCAGAACCCCGAGCAGCTGGCCTACCTCGGCAGCCTGCTCCTCGATCTCGGCGCGCTTGACGTGTGGCAGACCGCGATCCACATGAAAAAAGGGCGGCTCGCCACCATGGTGAGCGCGCTGGTGCCCGCCGCGTGCGAGGAGCAGGCGGTCGATGCGCTGATGCGCGAGAGCACGACGCTGGGCGTGCGCCGACGCGCGGTCGAGCGCCACACCTGCGAGCGGCGTGTGGAGCATGTCGACACGCCATTTGGCGCGGTGCGGGTCAAGCGCAAGCTCTGGCAGGGGCGCGATCTGGGGGCGGCCCCCGAGTTCGAGGACTGCGCGCGGATCGCCAGGGAGCAGGGCATCGCGCTACGCGATGTCTACGCCCTAGCGGCCCAGCTGGTGGGGCAGGCGTCCCCGGCCAGCTAG
- a CDS encoding MarR family transcriptional regulator, whose amino-acid sequence MTPIAPPQAGTPFQQLIRLYHIITPLFEQVVGISVARWRVLISLYNHGQMSQSELQQHLQVDPAAITRQAKQLEEEGLIRRWSNPQDNRSILVVLTESGRELVANLIERRNHFESEVMHNISREDLDVMERCLAQIRTNVRTLSETLA is encoded by the coding sequence ATGACGCCGATCGCCCCTCCACAGGCCGGCACTCCGTTCCAGCAGCTGATCCGTCTCTACCACATCATCACGCCGCTGTTCGAGCAGGTGGTCGGTATCAGCGTGGCCCGCTGGCGCGTGCTGATCAGCCTCTACAACCACGGCCAGATGAGCCAGTCGGAGCTTCAGCAGCATCTGCAGGTTGATCCCGCCGCGATCACGCGGCAGGCCAAGCAGCTAGAGGAAGAGGGCCTGATTCGGCGCTGGTCGAACCCGCAGGATAACCGCAGCATCCTGGTGGTGCTGACCGAGAGCGGGCGCGAGCTGGTCGCCAACCTGATCGAGCGGCGCAACCACTTCGAGTCGGAGGTGATGCACAACATCTCCCGCGAGGATCTGGATGTGATGGAGCGCTGCCTCGCCCAGATCCGCACCAACGTGCGCACGCTGAGCGAGACGCTGGCCTAG
- a CDS encoding MFS transporter, producing the protein MMRTALRSQAALFSFAAQGASHGSRGGKESMATRELPQAQAAPTGLGLSGRDALIPMIGIALVILLSALDQTIVATALPSVIAELQGFELYAWVATSYLLTSTVMVPVMGKLGDLYGRKPFLMAAIVIFVGASAMAGASTSMLFLIISRAIQGIGAGMLQATAFASVGDMFPQPERRARWQGVTTGTFGLASVFGPSLGGVMTDHLGWRSVFYVNLPIGILAIVMIWMTLPANLSPRAAQARIDWGGTATIVAAISALLLAVEWGGSAYAWASPQIIGLLAVALLAFAGFFIIERRVPEPLMPLDLFGNRIIALCSAISLLLGFALFALTFYIPLFAQGALAMSASSAGALLTPLVAFMAVGSLTSGQIFARVGRFRTLMLVGAGLLLVGTFLITQVSTQVNTLLLGAELALCGIGVGLQLPMLTVIVQSSVPRSRLGVSTAMVQFLRLMGSTLSTAVVGALVSGVFVATLAASAPAGTDARLLSAFHDPQALVSEQTRAELSAVAQQLGPDGPTQLAQLIAQAQDALAVGIRTGFMVSLASAVLILILVLMIDERAVQRQEPMSAADLPLDSGAHAL; encoded by the coding sequence ATGATGAGAACAGCGCTGCGCAGCCAAGCAGCGCTGTTCTCATTCGCGGCGCAGGGTGCGTCGCATGGGAGCAGAGGAGGGAAAGAGAGCATGGCAACACGAGAACTACCGCAAGCGCAGGCGGCCCCCACCGGGCTTGGGCTCAGCGGGCGCGACGCCCTGATCCCCATGATCGGCATCGCCCTGGTCATCCTGCTCTCGGCGCTTGACCAGACCATTGTGGCCACCGCGCTGCCCAGCGTGATCGCCGAGCTGCAGGGCTTCGAGCTCTACGCCTGGGTGGCCACATCCTACCTGCTCACCTCCACCGTAATGGTGCCGGTGATGGGCAAGCTGGGCGATCTCTACGGGCGCAAGCCGTTTCTGATGGCCGCAATCGTGATCTTTGTGGGCGCGTCGGCCATGGCGGGCGCATCCACCAGCATGCTGTTCCTGATCATCTCGCGCGCCATCCAGGGCATCGGCGCGGGCATGCTGCAGGCCACCGCCTTCGCCAGCGTGGGCGACATGTTCCCCCAGCCCGAGCGGCGCGCCCGCTGGCAGGGCGTCACCACCGGCACCTTCGGCCTGGCCAGCGTGTTCGGCCCCAGCCTGGGCGGCGTGATGACCGACCACCTAGGTTGGCGCTCGGTGTTCTACGTCAACCTGCCGATCGGCATCCTGGCCATCGTGATGATCTGGATGACGCTGCCCGCCAACCTCTCGCCGCGCGCCGCGCAGGCCCGCATCGACTGGGGCGGCACCGCCACCATTGTGGCGGCGATCAGCGCGCTGCTGCTAGCGGTGGAGTGGGGCGGCAGCGCCTACGCATGGGCCTCGCCGCAGATCATCGGGCTGCTGGCGGTGGCGCTGCTGGCCTTCGCGGGCTTCTTCATCATCGAAAGGCGCGTGCCCGAGCCGCTGATGCCGCTCGACCTGTTCGGCAACCGCATTATCGCGCTGTGCAGCGCCATCTCGCTGCTGCTGGGCTTCGCGCTGTTTGCGCTCACCTTCTACATCCCGCTGTTCGCCCAGGGCGCGCTGGCCATGAGCGCCAGCTCGGCGGGCGCGCTGCTGACGCCGCTGGTGGCGTTTATGGCGGTGGGCAGCCTCACCAGCGGCCAGATCTTCGCCCGCGTGGGCCGTTTCCGCACCCTGATGCTGGTGGGCGCTGGGCTGCTGCTGGTGGGCACCTTCCTGATCACCCAGGTGAGCACCCAGGTGAACACGCTGCTGCTCGGGGCCGAGCTGGCGCTGTGCGGCATCGGCGTGGGCCTGCAGCTGCCCATGCTCACTGTGATCGTCCAGTCGAGCGTGCCGCGCTCGCGGCTGGGCGTCAGCACGGCCATGGTGCAGTTTTTGCGGCTGATGGGCAGCACGCTCAGCACCGCCGTGGTGGGCGCGCTGGTCTCGGGGGTGTTTGTGGCCACGCTGGCCGCTAGCGCCCCGGCGGGCACCGATGCGCGGCTGCTGTCGGCCTTTCACGACCCGCAGGCCCTGGTGAGCGAGCAGACCCGCGCCGAGCTGAGCGCCGTGGCCCAGCAGCTCGGCCCCGATGGCCCCACCCAGCTGGCCCAGCTGATCGCGCAGGCCCAAGACGCGCTGGCCGTGGGTATCCGCACCGGCTTTATGGTGTCGCTGGCCTCGGCGGTGCTGATCCTCATTTTGGTGCTGATGATCGACGAGCGCGCCGTGCAGCGCCAGGAGCCGATGTCGGCGGCAGATCTGCCTCTCGACAGCGGTGCGCACGCATTGTAG
- the fabD gene encoding ACP S-malonyltransferase, translating to MDIFTSLRDRIALVFPGQGSQYVGMGKQLYETSPAARQVFDRADSVLGFPLSKLCFEGPQEELDDTYNAQPAILTVCIACLEALKEKLGVLGYALAPSIVAGHSLGEFTALVVAGVLDFDDALKLVRERGRLMKESGDQRPGGMAAVIGLDKPTLEQVVEEAQQEGVVTLANDNSPGQTVLSGEVAALQRAMELSKQRGAKIVQRLAVSIASHSPLMQQASQSFTSLLSQCTLRTPEIPLIANISASVMTNVDDLRAELAEHLTKPVQWTQSVQEITAQGISTIVEIGPKQVLSSLVKRITPDAKPVALTDAEVVKLLALEA from the coding sequence GTGGATATCTTTACTTCTCTTCGTGATCGCATCGCCCTGGTATTTCCGGGCCAAGGGTCGCAGTATGTCGGCATGGGCAAGCAGCTCTACGAGACCTCGCCCGCAGCCCGGCAGGTCTTCGACCGCGCCGACAGCGTGCTGGGCTTCCCGCTCTCGAAGCTGTGCTTTGAAGGCCCGCAGGAAGAGCTCGACGACACCTACAACGCCCAGCCCGCCATCCTCACTGTCTGCATCGCCTGCCTCGAAGCCCTGAAGGAAAAGCTGGGCGTGCTGGGCTACGCGCTCGCCCCCTCGATCGTGGCCGGGCACAGTCTGGGCGAGTTTACAGCGCTGGTGGTGGCCGGCGTGCTTGACTTTGACGACGCGCTCAAGCTGGTGCGCGAGCGTGGCCGCCTGATGAAGGAGAGCGGCGACCAGCGCCCCGGCGGCATGGCCGCCGTGATCGGGCTGGACAAGCCGACCCTTGAGCAGGTGGTGGAGGAGGCCCAGCAGGAGGGCGTGGTGACACTGGCCAACGACAACTCGCCCGGGCAGACGGTGCTCTCCGGCGAGGTGGCCGCGCTCCAGCGCGCCATGGAGCTGTCCAAGCAGCGCGGCGCGAAGATCGTGCAGCGCCTGGCGGTCAGCATCGCCTCGCACTCGCCGCTGATGCAGCAGGCCTCGCAGAGCTTCACCAGCCTGCTCAGCCAGTGCACCCTGCGCACCCCCGAGATCCCGCTGATCGCCAACATCAGCGCCAGCGTGATGACCAACGTGGATGACCTGCGCGCCGAGCTTGCCGAGCACCTGACCAAGCCCGTGCAGTGGACGCAGTCGGTGCAGGAGATCACCGCCCAGGGCATCAGCACGATCGTCGAGATCGGCCCCAAGCAGGTGCTCAGCAGCCTAGTCAAGCGGATCACGCCCGACGCCAAGCCCGTGGCGCTGACCGATGCCGAGGTGGTCAAGCTGCTGGCGCTCGAAGCCTAG
- the fabF gene encoding beta-ketoacyl-ACP synthase II, giving the protein MRRVVITGLGAITPVGNDVPTLWKALMAGESGVGPITRFDASEYPVRIAGEIKNFKLDPQVDPREARRASLFSHYALNAVIEAVRAAQLDMTQEDRERVGVVFGTGAGGLDVIYENHNTLRERGQRRVAPTMIANMIPDAATGHIAILLGAQGPNMAITAACSTGGHNIGEAWETIRRGDADVIITGSSDATIHATMVASFANMRGLAGDNEHPQQACRPFDARRDGFILSEGAAALVLESLDHALARNAPIVAEIIGYGNTNDAYDMVAADANGAGIARAMKVAIRKAGIAPEDVQYINAHGTGTPLNDSAETSAIKSVLGDHAKKVMVSSTKSMLGHMMGAAGSTEALICALAIQNGVVPPTINYGEPDPACDLDYVPNEPRSVDLEIAISNSIGLGGHNSALVLRRYHA; this is encoded by the coding sequence ATGCGCCGGGTTGTGATTACCGGTCTTGGTGCGATAACCCCCGTGGGCAACGATGTGCCCACCCTGTGGAAGGCGCTGATGGCGGGCGAGAGCGGCGTGGGGCCGATCACACGCTTCGACGCGAGCGAGTACCCCGTGCGAATCGCTGGCGAGATCAAGAACTTCAAGCTTGACCCGCAGGTGGACCCGCGCGAGGCCCGCCGCGCGTCGCTGTTCTCGCACTACGCGCTGAACGCGGTGATCGAGGCGGTGCGCGCCGCCCAGCTCGACATGACGCAGGAGGACCGCGAGCGGGTGGGTGTGGTGTTCGGCACCGGCGCGGGCGGGCTGGATGTGATCTACGAGAACCACAACACCCTGCGCGAGCGCGGCCAGCGCCGCGTGGCCCCCACCATGATCGCCAACATGATCCCCGATGCGGCCACCGGCCATATCGCCATCCTGCTGGGCGCGCAGGGGCCGAACATGGCGATCACGGCGGCCTGCTCCACCGGCGGGCACAACATCGGCGAGGCCTGGGAGACCATCCGGCGCGGCGACGCCGATGTGATCATCACCGGCAGCAGCGATGCGACCATCCACGCCACCATGGTGGCCTCGTTCGCGAACATGCGCGGCCTGGCGGGCGACAACGAGCACCCCCAGCAGGCCTGCCGCCCCTTCGACGCCCGCCGCGACGGCTTCATCCTCTCCGAGGGCGCGGCGGCCCTGGTGCTAGAGAGCCTCGACCACGCGCTGGCGCGCAACGCGCCGATCGTGGCCGAGATCATCGGCTACGGCAACACCAACGACGCCTACGACATGGTGGCCGCCGACGCCAACGGCGCTGGCATCGCCCGCGCGATGAAGGTGGCCATCCGCAAGGCGGGGATCGCGCCCGAGGATGTGCAGTACATCAACGCCCACGGCACCGGCACGCCGCTGAACGACTCGGCGGAGACAAGCGCGATCAAGTCGGTGCTGGGCGATCACGCCAAGAAGGTGATGGTCAGCTCCACCAAGTCGATGCTGGGCCACATGATGGGCGCGGCGGGCTCGACCGAGGCACTAATCTGCGCGCTGGCCATCCAGAACGGGGTGGTACCGCCGACGATCAACTATGGCGAGCCGGACCCGGCGTGCGACCTGGACTACGTGCCGAACGAGCCGCGCTCGGTGGATCTGGAGATCGCGATCTCCAACTCGATCGGCCTGGGCGGCCATAACTCGGCGCTGGTGCTGCGGCGCTACCACGCCTAG